In the Limanda limanda chromosome 15, fLimLim1.1, whole genome shotgun sequence genome, gacactgcataaattattcattttttttagaaaataacataattattcataagtatgcagtgtcatatctacatctctgacgtttataacaaaccaaaattgagcaagttatggttatttaccactaccaacacaatgttatgggtgagcgagctgccccgtagcaagatggccgccatgtgcggaagttcgtctccgttggccggcaacgcagacgagacatctagtctttatatatgatatctatggttgGGACAGCCAAGCTATCCTGGATTCATTGCACTTTGGTGATTTGCTGATTTTCAAGCAGATGAAGAGACGCCCAATGCTTAAAGTTGTTAGTATCACGCTTCAAGTCAACCGAACAGCTAACGGTGTACATATTAAAACTTTCCCACCAATTATGGCTGTGTTGCTAAGCAACAGATGGTGGTGGGAGGCGAGACATATTGGTGATGCTAATCACAGAAAACCTTCGTAGGCAAGACCGTGTCTTTTTGATTTGGCCTAAGCGGCCCATGAAGAAAgctttcttcttcctcaggcCACGTAGACCTCAGCCTCTGAAGGCCCCTGATGGGACACATCGCTATGCTCTCCTGTGTATTATCTGTCGTTATCAAACGATGTTGCTAACGATACTTACCTGGCGGGAGCAAAGTCCACTTCTTCATGTATGTTCCGCGTAGAGTGTATTTCAGGGGGAGTGACCACCATTTTTTAGGTGTTGTAGAACTGTATAGTTACTGAGTATGTGTCAACCTAGTTCCCAGAGATGTTTGGATTCAAAAACCAATAATATACTTTCAATGACTTCAACGTTCAGGATTATGGAGACACCATCCCTGGAGGGTCATGATGCTATAGTGGCCCGATGGGTGGAGATGTAATGTAAGATCATATAAACTCACAGTAGAGCACAGACGTTTTATCAGTCTGTTGCTTTTGTTCAGCTCCTCATTTTACCAGTCAGCTACAGGTTTGTCAGAATgatctgtgcacacacacaatcatgtcAGCACACAGTTATATACAGGAAGCGCATGTGCCTGTCTGCTGATCGCTGAATTCCAACAGAGCTGGCTGAAGCTTCCATAACTGCATCCCCCCCCCTGTTTTCTTCCAACTGTGCACCTGCTTCTTCCCACATCCCACAGCTTCAACACCACCCAAAGGACTTCAGAGGATCAGGAAGATGAGGTAATTCTTGATTTACattgccctctgctggcagtCCAAGGAAACTGCAGCTCAAATTCCTTAATCATCAACTACTCCTTTAAGTTCAACCTGAGGGGTATAAACAGTTATCCTGTTGGTTGACATGAGGAACCACTGAGTGCATTGATCCATCAGGATCTCATAGCAGATAGCTGCACCTCCAACCTCTACCTACCGCCTCTGACACTAACCTGTAGCTCCATCTCCACCTTCAGATTCGGCAGTCTCATTAAAGTGCATCTTCTGACGGACAGGTTTAGCCCAAACCTCCACCCATAGTTTCCCTTAACTCCTTCCTGCAGCCTTTCCCAGCAAACGGCAGCCCTGGCCTCCAACTGCTCCACCCGATTCTGGCAAACAGATGCAGGTCAAACCTCCACCCACAGTCACTTCCAGCTCCCGTCTCAAGCCTCTTTTAACCCACTGCAgcattctcctcctcctacagTAGACAGCTCCTTCCAATTCCTGCGTCCTCCGTTCTCAACAGCGATCTTCAGCCTCTGCCAACTTCCAGGAGCTACACCTTAAATCCACTACTGACAATTGGATGTAACTTCACCCCCACTTTTAGTTCTTTGGCAGCCACCCCTTGGCCTCTACTGGCGGACTTCTTACGGCAGTGTCATCTCCAGTCTTAAGGTACCAGTGAAAAACACGCAGTAACAGCCTAACCTAAACCCATGCAAGATGCAGCCCCACAGTAAATTCTGCATCTcataaaaacagagagaaatccATGGGAAAATTCACCAAATTGACATTGAGGGCTTTACTTTCATGGCAGCACAAAGACCAGATATATCTTGTCTTTGACATAAGATTTGTATAAAGTTTTCTCTCATTGGATTCCTCATTGAACAGTTGAGGGTCAGAGGGAGAAGTTTATACCCACTGCCTCTACATTCCCATCAAGCAGCCTACTTTGGACACAACATTCGAGACATTGTAGATCTTCATTGTTTCTCCACACAATCAGGAGCCATCTACGAATGCTGCACTGACTGTATCTGGCTCCAGTGTCACGTTGCGTCTATTCATTTGATTAAACACGTCTTTATTTAGGAATGTGCACCATGGGGGGCCAATATAAATTGAAATGTTAGAGCTCATAAAAGCAGATGCTGACACGGGGCTTctttaaacaataataaagaccACACCATTAGTTATTAATGCAAGAGCTCTCTGAGGCTGCATCTGCTGCCACTGGAGAAATCAACTGTTTGTCCCAGTTGTCCTGTCTACCCTCACATATCCAACACTTTAAATCTATTACTAGCAGTGCAATGCAAAGACGTCAAGTACAGTTACTTTGTGCAACTCATTGTATATTAATCAACATTACAGGTGAATAACTCACACAGGCTACATGAGACTCGTATAAGCATGAAACAGATAAAAAGGATAATTTCCTTTGTTTTCCCTCTGGAACTCTCTATCCAAACACATCCGTGACTGCACAGACCTGACCATGTTCAAAACTCTAATCAAAACTCACCTGTTTAGaaatgcttttaatgtgaatgtttgacatgtgttatatgtttatattgtgtTACTTTTTAAGCTCAACTTTGAATGTTGTGGAGTGTCTTTGAGTATCATGAAAAGCgctctttaaataaaatgtattattattatgttgttGTTATAAAATGCTCATCCCGACTGAATCTacactataaatatataagtgCTATAATTTAATTATCGACTAAACTGAAACCATCAAACACTGACGTGTCCCCTTTTTAAATGATTCCCTTTCCATTTCCATGGTGTAAAATTACCTGCCCAGTCACTCGTGTAGGTTTTATCAAACTAGTGATAATACAGCATCAGTGGACCTTGTTCATCAGTCAGGGCTCCAGGGATTTCTTTCCtgtggcagagaggaggagctaTTGGGCCACAGTGGCACCAGAAGCTCATGGGTGATGAGCTGAGGAAAGAACCACATTCACCTAAACAATGGAGGAGACAAATACTAATGTTTTCCTTACAGTTTTTGCCAAAACCAAAGTCTGAAAGCTGAAAAAAGTACTTTGAATTTACTGGATTTTAATATGAACATTGGTCCCACATGATCCAAATGTGCTCAACTGAACCAGAGTAAGCAGGATGGAACACTTCACCCCGGTTTTAACTTCTTTACACTGGCTTACAGTTTATTTTGGATTCGAATTTAAGGTTCTTTTAACTACTTACAAGGCACTTAATGGTCAGACTCCTCAGTATATTgcagattttttaaatcctcaTATAACCCAGGTCACACTTTGAGATCCAGTGGCAGTGGAAGGAGATGCAGCGGGTGGAATCAGTAGCTTCCTTTAAATCAATGTACATTTACTTTATTACctaattctagtttttattaatgtaatgGGCAGTAAGGTTTAAATTGTaatgtttatatgtttgtatgtattttatgtttttttacttgtgtgtttttatctgtgaaGCAGTTTGTAActttgaaaagtgctttataaatgaagttttataaagatattattcattattagtTTTTAGAATTATTTAGATATTATCGTTACTGTAAAATCAACGTATCATGTAACTTAGAAGTTATTTCAAACACTGCAAGTCTCAGTGATCTACTCAGGCTGAGGTCTGATACCATGGAGTTCCTTCATTGGGATTTTGTGAGTCGGCCGGTGTGATTAGTGAAATACAGACtggaggtgtggaggaggacGACTCCATCACTAGTGAACACATGGAGCACAGGTCAGGGTAAAACTTGGGGGAAGTGATATCACCCATTGTGTCTTTCTCTTCAAGAAGCAAAACCTCACTTAACATCTTCACTTCACCACAGCACACACGTTATATTGTGGTTATTCAGTGTCCCCTCCGTGCGTAAAGTGGTTCGCTCCACCTGTCACCTGCTCTATATAAGCTGCTGCAAAGCTCTTTACGCGCATCAGTCCTGTCTCCGACTCACCGCAGACATGAACTACGGGGACCGCTACACCTCCTCGTCCTACCGGAGGCTCTTCGGGGACTCCTCCCGGTTCCCCGTCTCTCCGTCCCGCACCGGCAGCCCGTCCTCTCGGTTCCCCCCGGGGCTCAGGTCCATGGCGGCGTCCCGCAGCCACGCGTCGTCGCTCAGCTTGTACCGGAGGACGGGACGGTCCTCCTCGTTCTCTCCGGGGCCCCACGACTCCATGGACCTGACCCAGACTTCAGTCGTCAACAACGAACTCAAAGTCATTCGAACCAACGagaaggagcagctgcaggtggattatatatagaaatatacaGATTTATATAGAATAGTTTATAATGatggttttttttacagtaaatggtattttcttttttttaaagcctttatattatatttttaacttGTTCTTTAACTTActctatttatatagcacctttcaaaacacaattcaaaatgaaaaatatacaacaaaccataaaaactattacaaatcaaaacagtatataaataaactgatcacagtttataaataaaatggtgTTCAACAGCTCAATCTTATGAAACGtattataatattaatgtaTTACCGATGACCTTCCAGTTGTGGTGTTTCAGTCTTTCAGTATCAGGCCTTGTAGTCATTTGTAGTCAATaaatcaagatgtaaacaagcATTTTACTCCACTCATAACCTCATTTTGAACTTAAGCTCTTTATCAATAAAGTAATTCAGACACATTTATCGTACAGAAAGAACCAACAATTGTATTTACTTATAAAAAGGTGACTTGACCTTTTGATCTCTTAATAGACTGTTTCTTTAATCACCCTGAATCTGATGCTTGTTTTTGCCCATAATTCAGCACAGCTTTATAAACATAGCCATAAAAATCACGACGCTAATCTGACGAAAAACCTCTGAACCATCTGAATAACTCAGTGTCCACTGACTTGTAGCTTCTCTAACTTTTCACCGTATCCCAATGGCTTTTAAGAGTTGACTAAAAAGTTGAGTGTGACAAGGCAGCATGGTGACACCGTCTGTGTGATACAGGCAAAAGCTCAAGAACATAGCTGCAACCATTATGTTAATGGTGGATTAATCTGGCATTATTTGATGTCAATCAAATAATGTCAGATAAATGCTACAATATAGGACAACCCAGTTTCTCAGATTCCAAGCTGACATCTTGAAATGTGTCGTTTTGCTCGTGTAACAATCCAAACCCCAAAGATGTTTGGACATCTTTGGACAATTTTACAATAATTAAGAATTAATAATTGAATGGATTATAACATGAAGAATGAAATGTTGCAGCACAATGACGGCTGTGTTTTCACGACTCAGCCATTATGTGTTGTATataatgtgattgtgtgattctcttccaaaaaatgtatttggacCAAAAGTACCAGGAACTGTTTTGTTACAGGAACGTTTTTAAAGGAACTAAAAGGTTTTTAATACCCATTTGTGGCGACGTCACCTACATTTCATGTTTCATACCAAAGAGGTGAGAGAGGTGGGATACTTTTCGGTGCACTTTATTCTTAAAGACAAGTTTGACCTTGTGGACAAATTAAAccccttttgagtttttatgacaactgaaggttggaaggggagggtgaggtgagcgtgttcagctgcaacatgtaactccaccactagatgtcactgaattgtacacactgaacctttaatacaCTGTCAGTTTTGATGAGACATGAGATATTACAAAATGTGCATTTAGAAGGTTGGATGTTTATGTTATTAGATGCAggatattttaaatgaatcagCACCTGTGGTTAGAAACCTGCCTGGTATCATAATCCAAAAGTAAAATATTGTGTCATTATAAACAAGCCTTTATGCTGTTGCACAGGGTCTGAACGATCGCTTCGCCATGTTCATCGATAAAGTGCGTCACCTGGAGCAGCAGAATAAAGTGCTGGAGACGGAGCTGTTGACCCTGCGGCAGAAGCAAAACGAGCCGTCCCGCGTCGCTCACGTCTACCAGCAGGAGATGAGGGACATGAGGTCACAGCTGGACGACTTGAGCAGGGAAAGGAACCATATCCTGATCGAGAGGAACAACATAGAGGACGAGCTGCAGGTAAAACCACTGGGCAGTTGTAATGATAATACAGTATGTGTGATGCATGTCATGATTCTAATTATTtcgtcttcatcatctcatTTCTTTAATGAGCTGTGGAGTTATGTGGATATGCCTTTTATTTCAAATCTTACCTGTCCATTaattcccctctctctctcatttcactATCAGAAACTCAACGTGAAGTTTGATGAGGAGGTGATCGCACGGGAGGAAGCAGAGCAGACCTTGAAGTCTTTCAGGAAGGACGTGGATGACGCTGCAGTCATTCGCCTGGACCTGGAACGCCGGGTGGAGTCGCTGACGGACGAAATCACCTTCCTGAGGAAGGTGCACGACGAGGAGATCCAGGAGCTGAGCAACCTGATGGAGTCACAGCAGGTCTCCGTGGAGCTGGAGGTCGCCAAACCCGACCTCACCTCAGCTCTGAAGGAGATCCGCAACCAGTACGAGTCCATCGCCTCCAGGAACCTGCACTCGGCCGAGGAGTGGTACAAGAGCAAGTTTGCCAGCCTCAACGAGCAGGCGACCAGGAGCAACGAGGCCATGAGGGCCAGCAGGGAGGAGATCAACGAGTTCAGGAGGCAGCTGCAGTCCAAGACCATCGAGATCGAGACCATGAGGGGCACCAACGAGTCCCTGGAGAGGCAGATCGCAGAGATGGAGGATGGACACAATGCTGAAGTCACATCCATGCAGGCAAGTAATCACAGTCATTAAAAACTATAGTGAACCTacagcatgttagcatttatGTTGATATTAGCATTACTGTGCCCTTGTCTCATACATCTCTCAGGGAAATGGAGGATTTTAGTCCCCAAGCACTCTCATTTCTGCACGTTTCATTTAAAAGGAGCAGTTCCACTCAGAACATTATTTCCCTTTCATGACAGTTATCATGAGATTACATCACTCTTTCCGGGAATCTTTTATAAACGTCAATTTAGGTGCAGACTTGTGAATTAAAGCCTTGATGGGGAAAAGGGAAAGTCATTTGCTCTCAGTCACCTGCTTCCAGGCTGCATGGAGGTCAGTGCTGTCTGTAGAGTAATAGGATTGGAAGCCAGCAGATCTCATGGTCCTGAATTATGTCACAGCTTGAGTAAAGCTGTTAGCTAACTGCACACAGCAGGCGGTCCCAAACCTTTCAATGTCAAGTCTGAGTAGGAGCAAGGAAAACAACATACTGGCAATGTTATCATTAAAACAATCAATCACAAGCCCTATGATTGCAGCTCTTTTGCCAACCACTTAGATATCAGCAGTTTGAGCCACTAATTAAACtgcaaaaaaggctttttgATGAAGAGTTAATGGATCAAAAAGCTGAAAGTGAAATTGTGAAATCAGTGATATTTGAGGGTAATCCAGCCATAATCACCACTCAGTCACATAGGCAAGCAGTTTAATAATTGCTTATTGATAGATGGTTTGATGAATTTCCTCTTAATCTCAGCATATGTAGCTGAAGATGAGACGGTTGATAGCACTCTCTTGTCTGTATGATAAATAAGTATGAAGTTACAGACTTCTACAGAGGAGCTTTGCTTAACATAAAGTCTGGAAACATCTTATAGTAGGCATAGTATTACTTACTAACTTACTAATCATTTGTAAGTATACATTATTTATGACTAAACTTTATCACTGCCTATTCACTATTATTACTTACttttgttattgattattaCTGACATATATATGCAAGTATATTATAACTTTTTATTAAGCTATATTATTGACTTTTACTTACTTATTACTGTGCTTTAGAGTTGACAGCAGACTCCTTGTCCATCTCTATGCTTAACTAAGCTTACTGGCTGCAGCTAGAtaggaaagtgaaaagaaaaagctggATGAAAAAGTGCAGAGTTTAATTAATGGGAAAATCGCTAATCAGAATAGATTAAATAATGTGTCAGCATTAGCGCTGGTAGTTCCATAAAAAAGAgataaatcacttttttttttaaatccctcaAATATGAACTATTTATTTAACAGCAAACAGCAGAAACAGCAAATTCTCAGATCAAATGTCAGCAGTGAGGCTTCCTACTAAAAGGTAATAAAATTTatttatgaaataataatggggaatttgaatttaaaatatcCTGTCTGTAATActgtttaaaataaagttatgaCTCTCACCTCAATGTTTGACAACTCAGAGTCAGAGATCAACTGGTTCAAGTTCAAGGTCTGAAGAAGACACGAAACAGTTCTTAGTCAATCAATGGTGCGTGTCTATCAGATTAACCTTTGACCTGCTAATTCGGATAAAGGCAGGCCATCTGCTTTCACTGGCTCTTTAGAGAGGCTAAAGCTTGTAAAGGATTCTTTATTCCCTTTGAGGAAATTATGCTGCAGGAAAATCCGTACAGTGGTTTAGATCTATGCACATGCAAAGTAAATTCATTGAGAAAACTGCTGATAATGTCCTTGCTTTTCTCTCGTCTGAATCCATTGTCATTTCCATTGTTACAGGACACGATTGGCCACCTGGACTCTGAGCTGAGGAACCTGAAGGGTGAGATGGCCCAGCACCTGAGGGAGTACCAGGACCTGCTCAATGTCAAGATGGCCCTGGACATAGAGATCGCTGCCTACAGGTGCTGAGAGGATAAAAAGGACAAACCCAACAAAAGATGACTTTCTCTTGACTAGTGGACACCATTCAAAAATTAATCTTGAGGCATTTGTGGGACGTGTAATGACTGCATGTCCACTCTGACATTTTGTTTCTCTCGGCCCCACAAGGAAACtgctggagggggaggagactCACTTTAACTCAGGGGTGTCTTTCGGTGCTGCCAGCTTCAACTATCAGCCTCGAGCCTCCgccagctcctccaggagcagccagagggagaaagaaggagGCACCAAGGAAAGCTTCAAGGAGATCAGCGAGGACAAAGATGAAGCAGACATCAACT is a window encoding:
- the LOC133020683 gene encoding alpha-internexin-like — translated: MNYGDRYTSSSYRRLFGDSSRFPVSPSRTGSPSSRFPPGLRSMAASRSHASSLSLYRRTGRSSSFSPGPHDSMDLTQTSVVNNELKVIRTNEKEQLQGLNDRFAMFIDKVRHLEQQNKVLETELLTLRQKQNEPSRVAHVYQQEMRDMRSQLDDLSRERNHILIERNNIEDELQKLNVKFDEEVIAREEAEQTLKSFRKDVDDAAVIRLDLERRVESLTDEITFLRKVHDEEIQELSNLMESQQVSVELEVAKPDLTSALKEIRNQYESIASRNLHSAEEWYKSKFASLNEQATRSNEAMRASREEINEFRRQLQSKTIEIETMRGTNESLERQIAEMEDGHNAEVTSMQDTIGHLDSELRNLKGEMAQHLREYQDLLNVKMALDIEIAAYRKLLEGEETHFNSGVSFGAASFNYQPRASASSSRSSQREKEGGTKESFKEISEDKDEADINSNN